The Hyalangium gracile genome includes a window with the following:
- a CDS encoding 4'-phosphopantetheinyl transferase family protein translates to MLANSSLPALMSLASDEVHVWLTEPEQISEPRLLEAYGRVLSAQEREKQRRFHFERHQRQYLVSHALVRLTLSRYAPVAPEAWSFRTNAYGRPEVLGETGSRLRFNLSHSDGMAVIAVTLDADVGVDVEDSLRPGEVVGLADSYFARSEVTALRALPASHQQERFFEYWTLKEAYIKARGMGLALPLEQFAFELQPGQLPRISFDPRLRDEPEAWQFAQLRPSARHMVALAVRRPRGQALKVRSQRIVPLGQEEPAELLALT, encoded by the coding sequence ATGCTGGCGAACTCCTCCCTACCGGCGTTGATGTCCCTGGCCTCGGACGAGGTCCATGTCTGGCTCACGGAGCCCGAGCAGATCTCCGAGCCGCGACTGCTCGAGGCATACGGGCGGGTGCTGAGCGCGCAGGAGCGTGAGAAGCAGCGGCGGTTCCACTTCGAGCGGCACCAGCGGCAGTACCTCGTCTCGCATGCGCTGGTGAGGCTCACGCTGTCCCGGTACGCGCCCGTGGCTCCCGAGGCGTGGTCCTTCCGCACCAACGCGTACGGCCGGCCGGAGGTGCTGGGGGAGACCGGCTCGAGGCTGCGCTTCAACCTCTCCCACTCGGACGGGATGGCGGTGATCGCGGTGACGCTCGACGCGGACGTGGGCGTGGATGTGGAGGACTCGCTGCGCCCGGGAGAGGTGGTCGGGCTGGCGGACTCCTACTTCGCGCGCTCGGAGGTGACGGCGCTCCGGGCGCTGCCCGCCAGCCACCAGCAGGAGCGCTTCTTCGAGTACTGGACCTTGAAGGAGGCGTACATCAAGGCGCGCGGCATGGGGCTGGCGCTGCCGCTGGAGCAGTTCGCGTTCGAGCTGCAGCCGGGACAGTTGCCGCGGATCTCCTTCGATCCGCGCCTGAGGGACGAGCCCGAGGCGTGGCAGTTCGCCCAGCTGCGGCCCTCGGCCCGGCACATGGTGGCGCTGGCGGTGCGTCGGCCTCGGGGACAGGCGCTCAAGGTGCGCAGCCAGCGCATCGTGCCCCTGGGGCAAGAAGAGCCCGCGGAGCTGCTCGCGCTGACGTGA
- a CDS encoding SCP2 sterol-binding domain-containing protein: protein MPKFPSKEWCEEAVRITNADHESVAAGQGWTGDFGAIVDAEPGKLAKTFVIHIVPKNGRLEKLRVLDDPDDLDEFEPAYVARAPYSVWKELLRGTLDPVEAVLKRRIAVKGDLQPLIERMRYKGIADRVFAQLKTEFIDER, encoded by the coding sequence ATGCCCAAGTTCCCATCCAAGGAGTGGTGCGAGGAGGCGGTGCGGATCACCAACGCCGATCACGAGTCCGTGGCGGCGGGGCAGGGCTGGACGGGTGACTTCGGCGCCATCGTGGATGCCGAGCCCGGCAAGCTGGCCAAGACCTTCGTGATCCACATCGTCCCCAAGAACGGCCGCCTCGAGAAGCTGCGGGTGCTGGACGATCCGGACGATCTGGACGAGTTCGAGCCCGCCTATGTGGCCCGCGCCCCGTACTCGGTGTGGAAGGAGCTGCTCAGGGGCACCCTGGATCCGGTGGAGGCGGTGCTCAAGCGCCGCATCGCCGTGAAGGGCGATCTGCAGCCGCTCATCGAGCGGATGCGGTACAAAGGCATCGCGGATCGCGTCTTCGCCCAGCTGAAGACGGAGTTCATCGACGAACGATGA
- a CDS encoding TerC family protein, whose amino-acid sequence MELHSIGSPLLWAGFIGFVLAMLALDLGVFHRSAHAVRFKEALVWSAIWVSLALLFNLGIWWKFGAEPGVQFLTGYLIEKSLSIDNIFVFVIVFSALRIPAIYQHRVLFWGILSALVLRAIMIFAGVAMLQRFHWLIYVFGAFLIFTGVKLFLNRNKEDHPENGWAMKWARRVIPSTSEFDGHHFFTKENGRRLATPLFMALMLVEITDVIFALDSIPAIFAVTQDPFLVFTSNIFAILGLRSLFFLVAGMVEKFSYLKVGLSAVLVFVGAKMALVDFVKVPAAVSLGVIATLIGGSVLASFLKARSLEAANKDRQPAPGPTVSNTP is encoded by the coding sequence ATGGAATTACACAGTATTGGCAGCCCCCTGCTATGGGCGGGCTTCATCGGCTTCGTGCTCGCCATGCTCGCCCTGGACCTGGGGGTGTTCCACCGCAGCGCCCACGCGGTGCGCTTCAAGGAAGCGCTCGTCTGGAGCGCCATCTGGGTGAGCCTGGCGCTGCTGTTCAACCTGGGGATCTGGTGGAAGTTCGGCGCCGAGCCGGGCGTGCAGTTCCTTACCGGCTACCTCATCGAGAAGTCGCTCTCGATCGACAACATCTTCGTCTTCGTCATCGTCTTCTCGGCGCTGAGGATCCCCGCCATCTACCAGCACCGGGTACTCTTCTGGGGCATCCTCAGCGCGCTGGTGCTGCGCGCGATCATGATCTTCGCCGGCGTGGCGATGCTGCAGCGCTTCCACTGGCTCATCTACGTCTTCGGCGCCTTCCTCATCTTCACGGGCGTGAAGCTGTTCCTCAACCGCAACAAGGAGGATCACCCGGAGAACGGCTGGGCCATGAAGTGGGCCCGCCGCGTCATCCCCTCCACCAGTGAGTTCGACGGGCACCACTTCTTCACCAAGGAGAACGGCCGGCGGCTGGCCACCCCGCTCTTCATGGCGCTGATGCTGGTGGAGATCACCGATGTCATCTTCGCGCTGGACTCGATCCCGGCCATCTTCGCCGTCACCCAGGATCCATTCCTCGTCTTCACCTCCAACATCTTCGCCATCCTGGGCCTGCGCTCGCTCTTCTTCCTGGTGGCGGGCATGGTGGAGAAGTTCAGCTACCTGAAGGTCGGCCTGTCCGCGGTGCTCGTGTTCGTGGGCGCGAAGATGGCGCTGGTGGACTTCGTGAAGGTGCCGGCCGCCGTCTCGCTGGGCGTCATCGCCACCCTCATCGGCGGCTCCGTGCTGGCCTCGTTCCTCAAGGCGCGCTCCCTGGAGGCCGCCAACAAGGACCGGCAGCCGGCGCCCGGCCCCACCGTCTCGAACACGCCCTAG
- a CDS encoding Hsp70 family protein — protein sequence MADKARIVGIDLGTTNTLVASVRNRIPKVVPTDRGSLILPSVVALSGKGDLLVGGVAKDQMITNPKNTLYGTKRLIGRKYHSKVVEELKSYFNYDITEGPDGDAAVMLGGKTYSLPHVASLILGQVKTIAEQFLGGPIQDAVISVPAYYNDNQRNAVKEAGRLAGFDVKRIVNEPTAAALAYGFNRGLDQKILVYDLGGGTFDVSVLHLTGNVFEVLATGGDTFLGGVDFDNRVMDYLLEKFHEEHKIDLSQSPIAMQRLKNAAEAAKIDLTLRLNVLIDLPFIEERKGKPVDLRMPLTRDVLNALTGDLVNRTFEICDRVLEEKGIKRSDIDEIILVGGQSRMPLVQQKIQEHFGKAPRKGVHPDECVALGAALLGDSLGSIDSVTLLDALSMPIGYGLPNNRVKRIIDKNSLIPLVKSFRLPAPKDASSPHIELDIYQGDSDLIVDNEYLGTVRLPASFAGRKIDFKLTEECLLQVMVEEGSTMKKVDLATRDTPEALKKAIEEALPKEPPPTEREPRQGEDGGGLLSSITRVFRRR from the coding sequence ATGGCGGACAAAGCTCGCATCGTCGGGATTGACCTGGGCACGACCAACACGCTGGTCGCGTCGGTGCGCAACCGCATCCCGAAGGTCGTCCCCACCGATCGCGGCAGCCTGATCCTCCCCTCCGTGGTGGCCCTCTCGGGCAAGGGAGACCTCCTGGTCGGCGGCGTCGCCAAGGACCAGATGATCACCAACCCGAAGAACACGCTCTACGGCACCAAGCGGCTCATCGGGCGCAAGTACCACTCCAAGGTCGTCGAGGAGCTCAAGAGCTACTTCAACTACGACATCACCGAGGGCCCCGACGGGGACGCCGCGGTGATGCTGGGTGGCAAGACGTACTCGCTGCCGCACGTGGCCAGCCTCATCCTCGGGCAGGTGAAGACCATCGCCGAGCAGTTCCTCGGCGGGCCCATCCAGGACGCCGTCATCTCCGTGCCGGCCTACTACAACGACAACCAGCGCAACGCGGTGAAGGAGGCCGGGCGCCTGGCCGGCTTCGACGTCAAGCGCATCGTCAACGAGCCCACCGCCGCCGCGCTGGCCTACGGCTTCAACCGCGGCCTGGATCAGAAGATCCTCGTCTATGACCTGGGCGGCGGCACCTTCGACGTGTCCGTGCTCCACCTCACCGGCAACGTCTTCGAGGTGCTCGCCACCGGCGGTGACACCTTCCTGGGCGGCGTGGACTTCGACAACCGGGTGATGGACTACCTGCTGGAGAAGTTCCACGAGGAGCACAAGATCGATCTGTCGCAGAGCCCCATCGCCATGCAGCGGCTCAAGAACGCCGCCGAGGCCGCGAAGATCGATCTCACCCTGCGCCTCAACGTCCTCATCGATCTGCCCTTCATCGAGGAGCGCAAGGGCAAGCCGGTGGACCTGCGGATGCCGCTCACCCGCGACGTGCTCAACGCGCTCACCGGCGACCTGGTCAACCGCACCTTCGAGATCTGCGACCGGGTGCTGGAGGAGAAGGGCATCAAGCGCTCGGACATCGACGAGATCATCCTCGTCGGCGGCCAGAGCCGCATGCCGCTGGTGCAGCAGAAGATCCAGGAGCACTTCGGCAAGGCGCCGCGCAAGGGCGTCCACCCGGACGAGTGCGTGGCCCTGGGCGCCGCGCTGCTGGGTGACTCGCTGGGCAGCATCGACTCGGTGACGCTGCTGGACGCGCTGTCCATGCCCATCGGCTACGGGCTGCCCAACAACCGCGTCAAGCGCATCATCGACAAGAACTCGCTCATCCCCCTGGTGAAGAGCTTCCGGCTGCCCGCCCCCAAGGACGCGAGCTCGCCGCACATCGAGCTGGACATCTACCAGGGCGACAGCGACCTCATCGTCGACAACGAGTACCTGGGCACGGTGCGCCTGCCCGCCTCGTTCGCTGGCCGGAAGATCGACTTCAAGCTGACGGAGGAGTGCCTGCTGCAGGTGATGGTGGAGGAGGGCTCCACCATGAAGAAGGTGGATCTGGCCACCCGGGACACGCCCGAGGCGCTCAAGAAGGCCATCGAGGAGGCGCTCCCCAAGGAGCCGCCCCCCACCGAGCGTGAGCCCCGACAGGGCGAGGACGGCGGCGGCCTCCTGTCCAGCATCACCCGGGTGTTCCGCCGGAGGTAG
- a CDS encoding YacL family protein yields MMHKLRFTWDQDGQVLAFGEPPDDILANYLSEEVRNNPRLCRRLLDIIRALRRGSHSSWLADGDTWSVKLSRGRAVIESELAVPGRARELTLDEFEQLVESWLQFLETTR; encoded by the coding sequence ATGATGCACAAGTTGCGGTTCACATGGGACCAGGACGGGCAGGTGCTGGCCTTCGGGGAGCCGCCCGACGACATCCTCGCCAACTACCTGTCCGAGGAGGTCCGCAACAATCCGCGCCTCTGCCGTCGGCTGCTGGACATCATCCGCGCGCTGCGCCGGGGCAGCCACTCCTCGTGGCTGGCGGATGGCGACACCTGGAGCGTGAAGCTGAGCCGGGGGCGCGCGGTCATCGAGAGCGAGCTTGCCGTCCCGGGCCGCGCGCGCGAGCTGACGCTGGATGAGTTCGAGCAGCTGGTCGAGTCCTGGCTCCAGTTCCTGGAGACCACCCGCTAG